In one Desulfoferula mesophila genomic region, the following are encoded:
- a CDS encoding pyridoxal phosphate-dependent aminotransferase gives MIDNDLDKSQERALAVFGGDAVHGGDIWGWSRRLNKPVDEILDLSASLNPLGPPPGLDQAIARAMSGICHYPDRLSYEFRETLAGKLGTSATCLLPGNGSTALIRMIARALDLKNIVLLAPAFGEMARSLAIAGRHFHYLLTREQDGFVPTFHDLENLWDMEPSAVIFSNPTTPAGTLIPRDILDSIIERAARRRVWVVVDEAFIDFADEQARSWACEAMKRHKRLLVLRSLTKFFCIAGLRLGYAMADADTLSDFAPLGQPWSVNTLAQAAGVFCLGQDEYVQKTRESMDRWRREQTAALDELGLGPMRGVANYLLCRLPGDGPTAAQVAAHTAQQGVLVRPAASFVGCGEHHLRVAVTTTEEQQRLLAALRPALAQKVDRV, from the coding sequence GTGATTGATAACGACCTGGATAAATCGCAGGAGCGGGCTTTGGCGGTGTTCGGCGGCGACGCCGTGCACGGGGGCGACATATGGGGCTGGTCGCGGCGACTGAACAAGCCGGTGGACGAAATACTGGACCTGTCGGCCTCCCTGAACCCCCTGGGGCCGCCTCCCGGCCTGGACCAAGCAATAGCCAGGGCCATGAGCGGGATATGCCACTACCCCGACCGCCTATCCTATGAGTTCCGCGAGACCCTGGCCGGCAAGCTGGGCACCAGCGCCACTTGTCTTCTGCCGGGCAACGGCTCCACCGCGCTGATCCGCATGATCGCCCGCGCCCTGGACCTGAAAAACATCGTGCTGCTGGCTCCCGCTTTTGGGGAGATGGCCCGTTCCCTGGCCATCGCCGGGCGTCACTTCCACTATTTGCTCACCCGCGAGCAGGACGGCTTCGTGCCCACCTTCCATGACCTGGAAAACCTGTGGGACATGGAGCCCTCGGCGGTGATCTTCAGCAACCCCACCACTCCGGCGGGCACCCTCATCCCCCGCGATATCCTCGACAGCATCATCGAGCGCGCCGCCCGCCGGCGGGTGTGGGTGGTGGTGGACGAGGCCTTCATCGACTTCGCGGACGAACAGGCCCGCTCCTGGGCCTGCGAGGCCATGAAGCGACACAAGCGGCTTTTGGTGTTGCGCTCGCTCACCAAGTTCTTTTGCATCGCCGGGCTTCGCCTGGGCTATGCCATGGCCGACGCCGACACCCTGAGCGATTTCGCTCCCCTGGGCCAGCCCTGGTCGGTCAACACCCTGGCCCAGGCCGCGGGCGTGTTCTGTCTGGGCCAGGATGAGTACGTCCAAAAGACCCGCGAGTCCATGGACCGCTGGCGCCGGGAGCAGACGGCCGCCTTGGACGAGCTGGGGCTGGGTCCCATGCGCGGCGTGGCCAACTACCTGCTGTGCCGCCTGCCGGGCGACGGACCCACCGCCGCCCAAGTGGCCGCTCACACCGCCCAGCAGGGAGTGCTGGTGCGCCCGGCCGCCTCTTTCGTGGGCTGCGGCGAGCACCATCTCAGGGTAGCGGTGACCACCACCGAGGAGCAGCAACGGCTGCTGGCGGCGCTGCGACCGGCCCTGGCCCAAAAGGTTGACCGAGTTTAG
- a CDS encoding IclR family transcriptional regulator — MKSNGGGDNGKYRIKVLQKAFRLLELFHDKVDELSATEITEKLQYNKTTVFRIISNLEEEGYLEKNPETGKYRLGMKLFFLGSLVKPYRHLKSTAKPLLRSLNQQTGETVHLAVLHKNQALYLDKIESNHTVRVVVSQVGQKLPAHCSGVGKVLLAHLPEDDVKEAVEETGLPSFTQNTITTWNQLKQELDLVREQGFAQDDEEIEMGLKCVAAPVFLDNQVIAALSVSVPKERFEKTPSDLRLMVVRAAQELSGVLQESIANLRPSAD, encoded by the coding sequence ATGAAGAGTAACGGCGGCGGTGATAACGGCAAGTACCGGATCAAGGTGCTGCAAAAAGCGTTTCGGCTGTTGGAGTTGTTCCACGACAAGGTGGATGAGCTTTCAGCCACTGAAATCACCGAAAAGCTGCAATACAACAAGACCACGGTCTTCCGCATCATTTCCAACCTGGAAGAGGAAGGCTACCTGGAAAAGAATCCCGAGACGGGCAAGTACCGCCTGGGGATGAAGCTCTTTTTCCTGGGCAGCCTGGTAAAGCCCTATCGCCACCTCAAGAGCACGGCCAAGCCCCTTTTGCGCAGCCTGAACCAGCAGACCGGGGAGACGGTGCACCTGGCGGTGTTGCACAAGAACCAGGCCCTGTACCTGGACAAGATCGAAAGCAACCACACCGTGAGGGTGGTCGTTTCCCAGGTCGGACAAAAACTTCCAGCCCACTGCTCCGGGGTGGGCAAGGTTCTGTTGGCCCACCTGCCCGAAGACGACGTCAAGGAGGCGGTGGAAGAAACCGGCCTGCCCTCTTTTACCCAAAACACCATCACCACCTGGAACCAGCTCAAGCAGGAGTTGGACCTGGTGCGCGAGCAGGGTTTCGCCCAGGACGACGAAGAAATTGAAATGGGGCTCAAATGCGTTGCCGCGCCGGTCTTCCTGGACAACCAGGTTATCGCGGCCTTGAGCGTTTCAGTTCCCAAGGAACGCTTTGAAAAAACTCCGAGCGATCTAAGGCTCATGGTGGTGCGTGCCGCCCAGGAGTTGAGCGGAGTGTTGCAGGAATCCATAGCCAACCTCAGACCCTCGGCGGATTGA
- a CDS encoding DsbA family protein translates to MPAKRFGLLILLCCCLASIPALAQNPSPEQIKDYLAKHPEAVMEVLSHHKVELYDLVMQGREIRQRLIWRANIERGLANPLVPTVDPRRPILGDPQAKVLVVEYTDFMCPACRQAAQNLENLLAKDPHRFKLLVKHSPGSDLAKQLALYYEAIGRQDPAKAWRFYQEVFKDQEIIAKKGIGSVQPLLKKLGVDQARLSRDLADKSLEQLLNKDREEAKAFKMDGTPGFVVAGVVIRGPAPVAAFEDVYAISQKQKLEPLE, encoded by the coding sequence TTGCCAGCAAAAAGGTTCGGCCTGTTAATTTTGCTCTGTTGCTGCCTCGCGTCCATCCCGGCGCTGGCCCAAAATCCCAGCCCGGAGCAGATCAAGGACTACCTCGCCAAGCATCCCGAGGCGGTCATGGAGGTGCTCTCCCACCACAAGGTGGAGCTTTACGACCTGGTCATGCAGGGGCGCGAGATTCGCCAGCGCCTGATCTGGCGCGCCAACATCGAGCGGGGCCTGGCCAACCCCTTGGTCCCCACGGTGGACCCCCGGCGGCCCATACTGGGCGACCCCCAGGCCAAGGTGCTGGTGGTGGAGTATACCGACTTCATGTGCCCCGCCTGCCGCCAGGCCGCCCAAAACCTGGAGAACTTGCTGGCCAAGGACCCCCACCGCTTCAAGCTGCTGGTAAAGCATTCGCCCGGTTCGGATCTGGCCAAACAACTGGCGCTGTACTACGAGGCCATCGGCCGCCAAGACCCGGCCAAGGCCTGGAGGTTTTACCAGGAGGTCTTCAAGGACCAGGAGATCATAGCCAAAAAGGGGATCGGCTCGGTGCAGCCCTTGCTGAAAAAGCTGGGCGTCGATCAGGCCCGCCTGAGCCGGGACCTGGCCGACAAAAGCCTGGAGCAACTCCTCAATAAGGACCGGGAAGAGGCCAAGGCCTTCAAGATGGACGGCACTCCGGGCTTCGTGGTGGCTGGGGTGGTCATACGCGGACCGGCCCCGGTGGCCGCCTTTGAGGATGTGTATGCCATCAGCCAGAAGCAAAAGCTGGAGCCTTTGGAGTAA
- a CDS encoding molybdopterin-binding protein has protein sequence MQYRLLEKTEIWITPISLRDADLAACAEAAGKVLGLTPPEIMVTDAQTNHLVFDVLTPTVEAGQIVARKQALLDALGRVAGVQISPDTEVHSDGILGMISLGPDEGREVLERTEKLADQIKQRLARRAKIFPTGTEVINGQIKDTNTPFLKGRLEDMGFSVTTSPPLPDQQNRIAGSLRDAVEEGYGLIVTTGGVGAEGKDQTVEALLALDPQAATPYVLKFTKGQGRHAKDGVRLGVGRLGQSTMVTLPGPNDEVRLTWPVLSRGLSENWSKERLASHLADALRQKFLDRQPHHAH, from the coding sequence ATGCAGTATCGCCTTTTGGAAAAAACCGAAATCTGGATAACCCCCATCTCCCTGCGCGATGCCGACCTGGCGGCCTGCGCCGAGGCGGCGGGCAAGGTGCTGGGGCTCACCCCCCCGGAGATCATGGTCACCGACGCCCAGACCAATCACCTGGTGTTCGACGTGCTCACCCCCACCGTGGAGGCCGGCCAGATCGTGGCCCGCAAACAGGCCCTGCTGGACGCCCTGGGGCGGGTGGCGGGGGTTCAGATCAGCCCGGACACCGAGGTGCACTCAGACGGCATCCTGGGCATGATCAGCCTGGGGCCGGACGAGGGCCGCGAGGTTCTGGAGCGAACCGAAAAGCTGGCCGATCAGATCAAGCAGCGCCTGGCCCGGCGGGCCAAAATCTTTCCCACCGGCACTGAGGTGATCAACGGTCAGATCAAGGACACCAACACGCCTTTCCTCAAGGGCCGGTTGGAGGACATGGGCTTCAGCGTGACCACCTCGCCTCCCCTGCCCGACCAGCAGAACCGCATCGCGGGCTCCTTGCGCGACGCGGTGGAAGAGGGCTACGGCCTGATCGTCACCACCGGCGGGGTGGGGGCCGAGGGCAAGGACCAGACGGTGGAGGCCCTGTTGGCCCTGGACCCCCAGGCGGCCACGCCCTACGTACTCAAGTTCACCAAGGGCCAGGGCCGCCACGCCAAGGACGGGGTGCGCCTGGGCGTGGGACGCTTGGGCCAGAGCACCATGGTCACCCTGCCCGGACCCAACGACGAGGTGCGCCTCACCTGGCCGGTGCTTAGCCGGGGGCTTAGCGAAAACTGGTCCAAGGAGCGCCTGGCTTCCCATTTGGCCGACGCCCTGCGGCAAAAGTTCCTGGATCGTCAACCGCATCACGCCCACTGA
- a CDS encoding M24 family metallopeptidase: MQSAIDRLQPELDALELDAAFVLKPHDVFYLAGYASVCSGVLVSARQEPIFCTLWLDAPEARERCNLDRVGTYVFPEQSLMGRMIKMLKKQGGPAPKRIGIEKDFMVARQYEMLVGEFPQAELVHITPLIDKLRAIKTPQELAHIRAAAALADQAMEVALAAVAPGVSELEVAAEAEYAMRKAGSLRPAFSTFVASGERTLLAHPIASPRIMQPGEPVVIDLGAVVAGYSSDLCRTTFVGEPTERQRDYLRLVHQAQEAAAAALRPGAAAKEVYAAARAVFASQGLERLLPSDLGYGVGLRQSEFHPVIERHSATELLENMVVALMQTTAYDREVGGLRVEDTFWVSAQGAVRLTRHRQNLY, from the coding sequence ATGCAATCAGCTATAGATCGCCTGCAACCTGAATTGGACGCCCTGGAGCTGGACGCCGCCTTCGTGCTCAAGCCCCACGATGTTTTCTATTTGGCCGGCTACGCCTCGGTTTGCTCGGGGGTGCTCGTCTCGGCCCGGCAAGAGCCCATATTCTGCACCCTATGGCTCGATGCGCCCGAGGCCAGGGAGCGTTGCAACCTGGACCGGGTGGGCACCTACGTCTTCCCCGAGCAGAGCCTTATGGGGCGCATGATCAAGATGCTCAAAAAGCAGGGCGGGCCAGCGCCCAAGCGCATCGGCATCGAGAAGGACTTCATGGTGGCCCGGCAGTACGAGATGCTGGTGGGCGAGTTTCCCCAGGCCGAGCTGGTGCACATCACCCCGCTGATCGACAAGCTGCGGGCCATCAAGACCCCCCAGGAGCTAGCGCACATCCGGGCCGCCGCGGCCCTGGCCGACCAGGCCATGGAGGTTGCCCTGGCCGCCGTGGCTCCCGGAGTCAGCGAGCTGGAGGTGGCCGCCGAGGCGGAATACGCGATGCGCAAGGCCGGTTCCCTGCGCCCCGCCTTCAGCACCTTCGTGGCCTCGGGAGAGCGCACTCTGTTGGCCCACCCCATCGCCTCGCCCAGGATCATGCAGCCCGGCGAGCCGGTGGTCATAGACCTGGGCGCGGTGGTGGCCGGCTATTCCTCGGACCTGTGCCGCACCACCTTCGTGGGCGAGCCCACCGAGAGGCAGCGCGACTACCTGCGCCTGGTGCATCAGGCCCAAGAGGCGGCGGCCGCGGCGCTGAGGCCCGGCGCGGCGGCCAAGGAGGTCTACGCGGCGGCCCGGGCGGTGTTCGCCTCCCAGGGCCTGGAGCGCCTGTTGCCCAGCGACCTGGGCTACGGGGTGGGGCTCAGGCAGTCGGAGTTTCACCCGGTGATCGAGCGGCACAGCGCCACCGAACTTCTGGAAAACATGGTGGTGGCCCTGATGCAGACCACGGCCTATGACCGCGAAGTGGGTGGCCTCAGGGTGGAAGACACTTTCTGGGTTTCCGCACAGGGGGCGGTGCGGCTTACCAGGCACCGCCAGAATCTGTATTGA
- a CDS encoding indolepyruvate oxidoreductase subunit beta, translated as MSLATDPYNLIVCGVGGQGNILIARLIGRILAENGYHLAIGETFGAAQRGGSVFSSLRISKKHAYGPLIPKGGANLIVSLEPLETLRLLSNFGNENVVTLSNTQTAMPVGVLAGRAEYPDVDKLRRAIQELSAKALFTPATDIAVELGAPIVSNIVLLGALLGAKLLPISEEEVKQDMASTFPPSKLELNYQALQRGIETVA; from the coding sequence ATGAGCCTTGCCACGGACCCCTACAATCTGATCGTTTGCGGCGTGGGCGGCCAGGGCAACATCCTCATCGCCCGGCTCATCGGACGCATTCTGGCTGAAAACGGCTATCACCTGGCCATCGGCGAGACCTTCGGCGCGGCCCAGCGCGGCGGCTCGGTGTTCTCCAGCCTGCGCATCTCCAAAAAGCACGCCTATGGTCCCCTGATCCCCAAGGGTGGCGCCAACCTGATCGTCAGCTTGGAGCCCCTGGAGACCCTGCGCCTTCTGAGCAATTTCGGCAACGAGAACGTGGTTACCTTAAGCAACACCCAGACCGCCATGCCGGTGGGGGTGTTGGCCGGACGGGCCGAGTATCCCGACGTGGACAAGCTGCGCCGGGCCATCCAAGAGCTCAGCGCCAAGGCCCTGTTCACCCCGGCCACCGATATCGCGGTGGAGCTGGGCGCGCCCATCGTTTCCAACATCGTGCTCTTGGGCGCCCTTTTGGGGGCCAAGCTGCTGCCCATCAGCGAGGAGGAGGTCAAGCAGGACATGGCCTCCACCTTCCCGCCCAGCAAGCTGGAGCTCAACTACCAGGCCTTGCAGCGGGGGATCGAGACCGTGGCCTAG
- a CDS encoding thiamine pyrophosphate-dependent enzyme, with protein sequence MSEQKTKTAETQKVFLLGNEALVRGALEAGVDYASAYPGTPSSEIIERLSHEAKKRGIHVEWSSNEKVACEGAGAAAVAGLGSLAAMKNAGLAVALDFLTHCSLTGLGDQGGSMVVVVCDDPDAHSSGDETDSRWQARFAYAPMLEPTNVAEAREMIRYCFDLSREYDCYVFLRSYTRLSHGSSIVELGPLPEAKKGQAHPDCSAAVNPYLGKVHHVMALERLAKIKEVFETSKFNEYFGPEDAELLVIASGNGVSCGREALEMLGLEDQVGLLKLATLWPFPTELVRARAKQAKQILVLEEVDPVVEVLVKDALNGTEAASVPVLGKESGHVPMAGEITPDRALDALGKLTGKTHQGPGEAYQAKLKQITDEMLISRGLTWCPGCPHRASFWALDKAVKAEGGEVYVTGDIGCYTLDVFPEGKCQMNMLHAMGSSIGLASGLGQMHKFGWDKPVVSICGDSTFYHAVLPGLVSAIYNQANLVHVVLDNSATAMTGFQAHAGVGYNAMGEAAPKIDVVKLCEALGVPVTVADPFDIRGATKALRGVMAEGQGVRILVLRRACELVRMKADKNKPYKVVVNQDKCKGEECGTCYSKFRCPALLKDPVTGKASIREDACPGCGACASVCPFKAIEIQEVAK encoded by the coding sequence ATGAGCGAGCAAAAAACCAAGACGGCGGAGACGCAAAAGGTCTTTCTGCTGGGCAACGAAGCCTTGGTGAGGGGCGCCCTGGAAGCCGGGGTGGACTACGCTTCGGCCTATCCCGGCACGCCATCCTCCGAGATCATCGAGCGCCTGTCCCATGAGGCCAAAAAGCGCGGCATCCACGTGGAATGGTCGTCCAACGAGAAGGTGGCCTGCGAAGGCGCCGGCGCGGCGGCGGTGGCTGGGTTGGGCAGTCTGGCGGCCATGAAAAACGCCGGGCTGGCCGTGGCCCTGGACTTTCTCACCCACTGCAGCCTCACCGGCCTGGGTGACCAGGGCGGTTCCATGGTGGTGGTGGTGTGCGACGACCCGGACGCCCACTCCAGCGGCGACGAAACCGACAGCCGCTGGCAGGCGCGCTTCGCCTACGCCCCCATGCTGGAGCCCACCAACGTGGCCGAGGCCCGGGAGATGATCCGCTATTGCTTTGACCTGTCCCGCGAGTACGACTGCTACGTGTTCCTGCGCAGCTATACCCGCCTGTCCCACGGGTCCAGCATCGTGGAGCTGGGCCCCTTGCCCGAGGCCAAGAAGGGCCAAGCCCACCCCGACTGCTCCGCCGCGGTCAACCCCTACCTGGGCAAGGTCCATCACGTGATGGCCCTGGAGCGCCTGGCCAAGATCAAGGAGGTGTTCGAGACCTCCAAGTTCAACGAGTATTTCGGTCCCGAGGACGCCGAGCTGCTGGTAATCGCCAGCGGCAACGGCGTTTCCTGCGGCCGGGAGGCCCTGGAGATGCTGGGCCTCGAGGATCAGGTGGGCCTGCTCAAGCTGGCCACCCTGTGGCCCTTCCCGACGGAGCTGGTGCGCGCGCGCGCCAAGCAGGCCAAGCAGATCCTGGTCCTGGAAGAGGTGGACCCGGTGGTGGAGGTGCTGGTCAAGGACGCCCTCAACGGCACCGAGGCCGCTTCGGTGCCGGTGCTGGGCAAAGAGTCGGGCCACGTGCCCATGGCCGGGGAGATCACGCCCGACCGCGCCCTGGACGCCCTGGGCAAGCTAACCGGCAAGACCCACCAGGGCCCCGGCGAGGCCTACCAGGCCAAGCTGAAGCAAATCACCGACGAGATGCTCATCAGCCGCGGCCTTACCTGGTGCCCCGGCTGTCCCCACCGGGCCAGTTTCTGGGCCCTGGACAAGGCCGTCAAGGCCGAGGGCGGCGAGGTCTACGTCACCGGCGACATCGGCTGCTACACCCTGGACGTGTTCCCCGAGGGCAAGTGCCAGATGAACATGCTGCACGCCATGGGCTCCAGCATCGGCTTGGCCTCCGGACTGGGCCAGATGCACAAGTTCGGCTGGGACAAGCCGGTGGTGAGCATCTGCGGCGACTCCACCTTCTACCACGCGGTGTTGCCCGGCCTGGTCAGCGCCATCTACAACCAGGCCAACCTGGTGCATGTGGTTTTGGACAACTCCGCCACGGCCATGACCGGTTTCCAGGCCCACGCGGGCGTGGGCTACAACGCCATGGGCGAGGCCGCTCCGAAGATCGACGTGGTCAAGCTGTGCGAGGCCCTGGGCGTGCCGGTCACGGTGGCCGATCCCTTTGACATTAGAGGCGCCACCAAGGCGCTGCGCGGCGTGATGGCCGAGGGTCAAGGCGTGCGCATTCTGGTGCTGCGGCGCGCCTGCGAGCTGGTGCGCATGAAGGCGGACAAAAACAAGCCTTACAAGGTGGTGGTCAATCAGGACAAATGCAAAGGTGAAGAGTGCGGCACCTGCTACAGCAAGTTCCGCTGCCCCGCCTTGCTCAAGGACCCGGTGACCGGCAAGGCGAGCATCCGCGAAGACGCTTGCCCCGGCTGCGGCGCCTGCGCCTCGGTCTGTCCCTTCAAGGCTATTGAGATTCAGGAGGTGGCCAAATGA
- a CDS encoding 2-keto-4-pentenoate hydratase: MSMNQKQIAQAAKSLAQAAKDRKPIAALTETYPGITVEEAYRIQTINVDARIKAGARVVGKKIGLTSPAMQQMLGVDEPDYGVLLDDMLVYQGVAFETGTLLQPRIEGEIAFVMGKDLMGPVTPAEVALAVAGVTPALEIIDSRIKDWKIKIQDTVADNASSAAIVIGASLIPLGELDLRHVGFVLTKNGRLAGTGAGAAVLGSPIQSVAWLINKMAEMGVGVKAGEIILSGAASAAVDVAPGDSIHLVVDRLGEVACCFA, from the coding sequence ATGAGCATGAACCAAAAGCAGATCGCCCAGGCCGCCAAGAGCCTGGCCCAGGCGGCCAAAGACCGCAAGCCCATCGCCGCGCTGACCGAGACCTACCCCGGCATCACCGTAGAGGAGGCCTACCGGATTCAGACCATCAACGTCGACGCCCGGATCAAGGCGGGGGCCCGGGTGGTGGGCAAGAAGATCGGCCTAACCAGCCCGGCCATGCAACAGATGCTGGGCGTGGACGAACCCGACTACGGCGTGCTCCTGGACGACATGCTTGTCTACCAGGGGGTGGCCTTTGAAACCGGCACCCTGTTGCAGCCGCGCATCGAGGGCGAGATCGCTTTTGTGATGGGCAAGGATCTCATGGGTCCGGTGACCCCGGCCGAGGTGGCCCTGGCCGTGGCCGGAGTCACCCCCGCCCTGGAGATCATCGATAGCCGGATCAAGGACTGGAAGATCAAGATCCAGGACACCGTGGCCGACAACGCTTCGTCCGCCGCCATTGTGATCGGCGCCAGCCTGATCCCCTTGGGAGAGTTGGACCTGCGCCACGTGGGCTTCGTGCTGACCAAAAACGGCCGCCTGGCCGGCACCGGAGCCGGAGCCGCGGTTTTGGGCAGCCCCATCCAGTCGGTGGCCTGGCTCATCAACAAGATGGCCGAGATGGGCGTGGGCGTGAAAGCCGGCGAGATCATCCTCTCGGGCGCCGCTTCGGCGGCCGTGGACGTGGCTCCGGGCGATTCCATCCACCTGGTGGTGGACCGCCTGGGCGAAGTCGCCTGCTGTTTCGCCTAG
- a CDS encoding 4Fe-4S binding protein, whose protein sequence is MKTVRVQPQVDMELCRGCKNCQMVCPVYAIEVARVDGKPQVNINFDVCVGCWNCEQRCPDHAISMVPCEPFDLATDVSRFDYDEIRALCRKAHFHPKQIVCYCTATRAEELAAAILDGASDPAQLVRATGAGSGCGIECNQPILRFLEAAGKTFERPKQSYQWYGRTATVWDVSDKVKKEHPGFRFDNDRELLDSVVDAPVHDLKS, encoded by the coding sequence ATGAAGACGGTTAGGGTACAGCCCCAAGTGGATATGGAGCTATGCCGGGGCTGCAAAAACTGCCAGATGGTCTGCCCGGTTTACGCCATCGAGGTGGCGCGGGTGGACGGCAAGCCACAGGTCAATATTAATTTCGATGTTTGCGTGGGTTGCTGGAACTGCGAACAGCGCTGTCCCGATCACGCCATTTCCATGGTTCCCTGCGAGCCCTTCGATCTGGCCACCGACGTGAGCCGATTTGACTACGACGAGATTCGCGCGCTTTGCCGCAAGGCCCATTTCCATCCCAAACAGATCGTCTGCTACTGCACCGCCACCCGGGCCGAGGAGCTGGCCGCCGCCATTCTGGACGGCGCCTCCGACCCCGCCCAGTTGGTGCGGGCCACCGGCGCCGGCTCCGGTTGCGGCATCGAGTGCAACCAGCCCATCCTGCGCTTCCTGGAGGCGGCGGGCAAAACCTTCGAGCGCCCCAAGCAGAGCTACCAGTGGTACGGCCGCACCGCCACCGTATGGGACGTGAGCGACAAGGTGAAAAAGGAGCACCCCGGCTTCAGGTTCGACAACGACCGGGAGCTGCTCGACAGCGTGGTGGATGCCCCCGTCCACGACCTGAAATCTTAA
- a CDS encoding sigma-54-dependent transcriptional regulator, whose product MTARSSYAKPTATAKKLSALVLAQDQPTLDGINQGLRSSFELRLVSSFQQAQEYLRQQAVDLLLVEAHLADAELPELLGEMANRFPHAPVILLTGLSEVDYALDAIGLGAADYLRKPFTMGELRHTLSRAMERQRLRRELEIIRSGPARSLASVIARDTLMKEVCHLAETVAGTDVTVLLSGETGTGKGLLSRAIHDSSPRREGPFVEINCAAIPATLIESELFGHERGSFTGAVARKIGRVEAAAKGTLFLDEVGEMPLDMQAKMLRFLQEFTFERVGGTEKLKAEVRVIAASNRDLGQAVRQGLFREDLFYRLHVIELRVPALRERREDILPLAEHFREIFSAKYDKPVLGFSPAATGQMMHHAWPGNVREMEHAVERAVILCPGDVIDRLDLATDSLTPLSPPAPLNEPEHGPRINLDIPLADFLAMHERDYLAAQLGQSRGRISRTAQAAGLNPKTLYLKMQRHGLRKEDFRDDGDEEK is encoded by the coding sequence ATGACCGCCCGTTCGTCCTACGCCAAACCAACGGCCACGGCCAAGAAGCTTTCGGCCCTGGTGCTGGCCCAAGATCAGCCCACCCTTGATGGCATCAATCAAGGTTTGCGAAGCAGTTTTGAGTTGAGACTGGTTTCCAGTTTTCAGCAGGCGCAGGAATACTTGCGCCAACAGGCCGTGGACCTGCTGCTGGTGGAAGCCCACTTGGCGGACGCGGAATTGCCCGAGCTGCTGGGTGAAATGGCCAACCGCTTCCCCCATGCCCCCGTTATCCTGCTGACCGGCCTCAGCGAGGTGGATTACGCCCTGGACGCCATCGGTTTGGGGGCAGCCGACTACTTGCGCAAGCCCTTTACCATGGGAGAGCTGCGCCACACCCTGAGCCGTGCCATGGAACGTCAGCGATTGCGCAGGGAGTTGGAGATCATCCGCTCGGGCCCGGCCCGCAGCCTGGCCTCCGTCATAGCCCGGGACACGCTGATGAAGGAGGTGTGCCACCTGGCCGAAACCGTGGCCGGCACCGACGTGACCGTGCTGCTCAGCGGAGAGACCGGCACCGGCAAGGGCCTCTTGTCCCGGGCCATCCACGACAGCTCGCCGCGCCGGGAAGGTCCCTTTGTGGAGATAAACTGCGCGGCCATTCCGGCCACCTTGATCGAGAGCGAGCTGTTCGGGCACGAGCGGGGTTCCTTCACCGGGGCGGTGGCCCGCAAGATCGGCCGGGTGGAGGCGGCGGCCAAAGGCACCCTGTTCCTGGACGAGGTGGGCGAGATGCCCTTGGACATGCAGGCCAAGATGCTGCGCTTTTTGCAGGAATTCACCTTCGAACGGGTGGGGGGCACCGAAAAGCTCAAGGCCGAGGTGCGGGTCATCGCGGCCAGCAACCGCGACCTGGGCCAGGCGGTGCGCCAAGGCCTGTTCCGGGAGGATCTGTTTTACCGGTTGCACGTCATAGAGCTCAGGGTGCCCGCCCTGCGCGAGCGTCGCGAGGACATCCTGCCCTTGGCCGAGCACTTCCGGGAGATTTTCAGCGCCAAGTACGACAAGCCGGTGCTGGGCTTTTCTCCCGCGGCCACCGGCCAGATGATGCACCACGCCTGGCCCGGCAACGTTCGCGAGATGGAGCACGCCGTGGAGCGCGCGGTGATCCTCTGCCCCGGCGACGTCATCGACCGCCTGGACCTGGCCACCGATTCCCTGACGCCATTGTCGCCGCCCGCACCGCTCAATGAGCCTGAGCACGGCCCCCGGATCAACCTGGACATCCCCCTGGCGGATTTCCTGGCCATGCACGAGCGGGATTATTTGGCCGCCCAACTGGGTCAAAGCCGAGGCAGGATCAGCCGCACCGCCCAAGCGGCGGGGCTGAACCCCAAGACCTTGTACTTGAAGATGCAGCGTCACGGTCTGCGCAAGGAGGACTTTCGCGACGATGGTGACGAGGAAAAGTAG